In Solobacterium moorei, a single genomic region encodes these proteins:
- a CDS encoding IS30 family transposase yields the protein MTSTYKQLSFDERLIIQNLLSDPNITLKMIALTLNRSPKAIRYEITHHLRIVVRANTHNKCGRQNQCNRTRLCTHCLQGRCKFCKHDNCNDLCSDFISSPICKHTSRFPYVCNNCPDAKTCKLPKVFYMADVAQKQRDDNVSSWKEGPKKSEAQMKMIVDAFEKGVKQNLSPDIIIHNNQLDISVSTAYRYIHFRHMGTIINVDLKRQVKYKTRSSSKHVVIPINYDWLEGRRYEDYLERIENEDVSINIWQMDTILGKQGDEEKCVLSLLHTRSNLQLYFLLKEKSMLAVQRAFEIIKDVLGPELFSMTFPIILTDNGSEFHDPLSLETDAYTGEKLISIYYCKAGRSDQKGKCEKNHEHFRECVPKGKSMNALTQKDINYVSDMVNNYPRRSLNYNSPIDIAALSLNKKVLSLNKLTHLNIKQVKLTPIIH from the coding sequence ATGACTAGCACATACAAACAGCTTTCTTTTGACGAACGACTCATTATTCAAAATCTGTTGTCTGATCCTAACATCACGCTCAAGATGATTGCCCTTACTCTTAACAGGAGTCCCAAGGCCATTCGCTATGAGATAACACACCATCTTAGAATTGTCGTCCGTGCCAATACTCATAATAAGTGTGGTAGACAAAATCAATGTAATCGCACAAGGTTATGTACTCACTGTCTACAAGGTCGTTGTAAGTTCTGTAAACATGATAACTGCAATGATCTATGTTCCGATTTCATCTCTTCACCAATATGCAAACATACATCTCGTTTCCCCTATGTCTGCAACAATTGCCCAGATGCCAAAACCTGCAAGTTGCCAAAGGTATTCTATATGGCCGATGTTGCCCAAAAACAGAGGGATGACAATGTCAGTAGTTGGAAGGAAGGACCAAAGAAATCAGAAGCACAAATGAAGATGATTGTCGATGCCTTTGAGAAAGGCGTCAAACAGAACCTTTCACCAGACATCATCATACACAACAATCAGTTGGACATATCAGTATCTACCGCATATCGTTATATTCATTTTCGTCATATGGGCACCATCATCAATGTAGACCTCAAGCGTCAGGTCAAATATAAAACACGCTCTTCCAGCAAACATGTCGTGATACCAATCAACTATGATTGGCTTGAAGGCAGAAGATATGAAGACTATCTCGAACGTATCGAGAATGAAGATGTTTCCATCAATATATGGCAAATGGATACAATACTCGGCAAGCAAGGCGATGAAGAGAAATGTGTCCTTTCACTCCTGCATACAAGATCGAATCTACAGTTATATTTTCTGTTAAAGGAAAAAAGCATGTTGGCTGTCCAGCGTGCATTCGAAATCATCAAGGATGTACTGGGACCTGAACTATTTTCTATGACCTTTCCAATCATTCTTACTGACAATGGCTCTGAGTTCCACGATCCTCTAAGTCTAGAGACCGATGCATATACAGGAGAAAAACTAATATCCATCTACTACTGCAAGGCCGGAAGAAGTGATCAGAAAGGTAAATGTGAGAAGAACCATGAACACTTTAGAGAATGTGTTCCAAAGGGAAAGAGTATGAATGCATTGACCCAGAAGGACATCAACTATGTGTCTGACATGGTAAACAATTATCCTCGTAGATCCTTAAACTACAATTCACCTATCGATATCGCCGCTCTATCACTAAACAAAAAGGTGTTAAGTCTTAACAAGTTGACTCACCTCAACATCAAACAAGTTAAGCTTACACCTATCATCCACTAG
- a CDS encoding heavy-metal-associated domain-containing protein, giving the protein MGTVVVGGVLVVVLAIAIRSVIKRGTSGCCSSGGSCGGGCDCHANVKVADKNLAHYPFEAVLTVDGMTCGHCASKVENALNTLDGVYAVVDSDLKTVHVHMKSKVAEAVLRKTVNDLGEYTVLSVD; this is encoded by the coding sequence ATGGGTACAGTAGTAGTAGGTGGCGTATTAGTAGTTGTGCTTGCAATTGCAATTCGCTCCGTAATTAAAAGAGGAACTTCTGGCTGTTGTTCATCCGGAGGATCGTGTGGAGGAGGCTGTGACTGTCATGCAAATGTGAAGGTCGCAGATAAGAATCTTGCACATTATCCATTTGAAGCAGTGCTTACCGTGGATGGTATGACATGTGGACATTGCGCTTCAAAAGTTGAGAATGCGTTGAATACACTAGATGGTGTATATGCAGTTGTAGACTCTGATTTAAAGACAGTACACGTTCATATGAAGTCTAAAGTGGCTGAAGCAGTATTACGTAAAACAGTCAATGACTTAGGTGAATACACGGTATTGAGTGTTGATTGA
- a CDS encoding DUF2975 domain-containing protein yields MESSSKHIRNSILLTRILILLIALIAIYIIVNSVSIASEFIYSRNISSISIENQIVLACGIGYIGLAVLLRLLYIINQLLVNISKENVFITENVNLLRHASLCCLAGSALAFLLAAIWSKLFYSIVFAAIFFALIIRIIQNIFQQAIRMKDELDLTI; encoded by the coding sequence ATGGAATCTAGTTCAAAACATATACGTAATAGCATATTACTTACACGCATTCTGATATTGCTTATTGCGCTTATCGCAATCTATATCATTGTCAATAGCGTTTCTATCGCATCAGAGTTTATTTACAGCCGAAATATTTCATCCATTTCAATAGAAAATCAGATTGTACTTGCCTGTGGCATCGGCTATATTGGCTTAGCTGTATTACTTCGCCTTCTATACATCATCAATCAACTTCTTGTAAATATCTCTAAAGAAAATGTATTTATCACTGAGAATGTAAATCTATTAAGGCATGCAAGTCTTTGTTGTTTAGCAGGAAGTGCTCTTGCCTTCTTACTAGCAGCGATTTGGTCTAAGCTCTTCTACAGTATTGTATTTGCGGCCATCTTCTTTGCTTTGATTATTCGTATTATCCAAAATATATTCCAACAGGCAATTCGTATGAAAGACGAATTAGACCTGACAATATGA
- a CDS encoding FeoA family protein has translation MSTLKEVAIGSSAKVVKLHGEGAVKRRIMDMGITKGVEVYVRKVAPLGDPIEVTVRGYELSIRKDDAAMIEVE, from the coding sequence ATGAGTACATTAAAGGAAGTTGCGATTGGCAGTTCTGCAAAGGTTGTAAAGCTTCATGGTGAAGGCGCTGTAAAGCGTAGAATCATGGACATGGGTATTACTAAAGGAGTTGAAGTTTACGTTCGTAAGGTTGCTCCATTAGGTGATCCGATTGAAGTAACTGTAAGAGGCTATGAATTATCCATCCGTAAGGATGACGCCGCAATGATTGAAGTTGAGTAA
- a CDS encoding helix-turn-helix domain-containing protein, whose protein sequence is MPIHVDLNVIMAKRHISAGELAEKIDITPTNLSILKNGKAKAIRFSTLESLCKVLDCQPGDILTYEPE, encoded by the coding sequence ATGCCTATTCATGTTGATCTAAATGTCATTATGGCAAAACGTCATATCAGTGCTGGTGAACTTGCTGAAAAAATTGATATTACTCCAACCAACCTATCAATTCTAAAAAATGGAAAAGCCAAGGCAATTCGTTTTTCTACGCTGGAATCGTTATGTAAAGTCCTAGATTGCCAACCAGGAGATATACTCACCTATGAACCAGAATAA
- a CDS encoding metal-dependent transcriptional regulator: MSIHKLTSAKIKYLVTLLRLDPSGSGVRSIALAKELNVSRPSVCAMLTKLAHEEYLNKEYYGIVYLCEKGKEIGKNYSAG; this comes from the coding sequence ATGTCTATACACAAATTGACATCAGCGAAGATTAAATACTTAGTTACATTACTTCGCTTAGATCCAAGTGGTAGTGGTGTACGTAGCATAGCACTTGCAAAAGAACTAAATGTTTCTAGACCAAGTGTCTGTGCGATGTTAACAAAGCTAGCACATGAAGAATATCTCAACAAAGAATACTATGGCATTGTATACCTTTGTGAAAAAGGAAAAGAAATAGGTAAGAACTATAGCGCAGGTTAA
- a CDS encoding DUF4153 domain-containing protein encodes MNQNKQPMIARDTLLFYIAIATYIFGYLYASLVVIYFAFAKLAVLYILIVEVSASCLHKERTKESILWACLLLFQGVLLGFDHSFESEKLVLLHANVIYYTLCRFQKLSLANTSETILLDFFEGWIIQPFSHIFARIIHIIKYMRTHIHSKQLKTVVFSLVILIPLVLFALSQLSAIDQNFAILTTSLFRSIFHPFNTIYFFRIIWSLPVGAYLFGLISSCILSDKPFISYDGCREFFLKKKVIPLISIRITNFVLLALYLVFFIFQLSELPTVLAAPSAESSCIYAVRGFWNFFRIMGLNILLILVLSFLVRSEDATNTKAETYMLVFTTICFNLLACLKLGLYFFTYGYTERRVIALWLLISILISLFLIIIRMHKKFNLIQFVTASFVTNYILFLYMLPLLYPTT; translated from the coding sequence ATGAACCAGAATAAACAACCTATGATTGCACGTGACACACTCTTATTCTATATCGCAATCGCAACATATATATTTGGATACTTGTATGCTTCACTTGTTGTAATCTACTTTGCCTTTGCAAAGCTAGCAGTACTATACATTCTTATTGTAGAAGTTAGTGCATCTTGCCTTCATAAAGAACGCACAAAAGAATCTATCCTATGGGCATGTCTACTATTGTTTCAAGGTGTCCTTCTAGGATTTGATCATTCTTTCGAATCCGAAAAACTGGTATTACTACACGCAAATGTCATCTACTATACACTTTGTCGTTTTCAGAAGTTATCACTAGCAAACACGAGCGAAACAATCCTATTAGATTTCTTTGAAGGTTGGATTATTCAACCATTCTCGCATATATTTGCACGTATTATTCATATCATCAAATACATGCGTACACACATTCATTCTAAACAACTAAAGACAGTAGTATTTAGTTTAGTTATCTTAATTCCACTTGTTTTATTCGCGTTAAGCCAACTATCCGCAATTGATCAAAACTTTGCAATCCTAACAACAAGTCTTTTTAGATCCATCTTCCATCCTTTCAATACAATCTATTTCTTCCGAATCATTTGGAGTTTACCAGTTGGAGCATATCTATTCGGACTTATCAGCAGTTGTATCCTTAGCGATAAACCTTTTATATCGTATGATGGTTGTAGAGAGTTCTTCTTAAAGAAAAAAGTGATTCCACTTATCTCTATTCGTATTACAAATTTTGTATTACTTGCACTCTATCTTGTATTCTTTATTTTTCAATTATCAGAGTTACCCACTGTATTAGCTGCACCTAGTGCAGAGAGTTCTTGTATCTATGCAGTAAGAGGTTTTTGGAACTTCTTCCGTATCATGGGTTTAAATATCCTTCTTATCCTAGTACTAAGCTTCTTAGTAAGAAGTGAAGATGCCACAAACACAAAAGCAGAAACATATATGTTGGTATTTACAACAATATGTTTTAACTTGCTTGCATGTTTAAAATTAGGACTATACTTCTTTACTTACGGTTATACAGAACGAAGAGTGATTGCTCTATGGCTACTTATTTCCATCTTGATTTCTCTTTTCTTGATTATCATTCGTATGCATAAGAAGTTTAATTTAATTCAGTTTGTAACTGCCTCATTTGTGACAAACTACATTCTCTTCCTATACATGCTTCCGCTTCTCTATCCAACTACTTGA
- a CDS encoding FeoA family protein gives MMPLALGVIGQEYKIVKIGGGAEVKQHLADLGFVVGGSATVVSEVGGNLIVNVKETRIAIGKEMAMKVMI, from the coding sequence ATGATGCCATTAGCTTTAGGAGTGATTGGTCAAGAATATAAGATTGTAAAAATCGGGGGAGGTGCGGAAGTAAAGCAACACTTAGCAGATCTCGGTTTTGTCGTTGGTGGCTCAGCTACAGTTGTCTCAGAAGTCGGTGGAAACCTAATTGTAAATGTGAAAGAAACACGCATTGCAATTGGGAAAGAAATGGCTATGAAAGTCATGATATAA
- the feoB gene encoding ferrous iron transport protein B, producing the protein MANERLKIALAGNPNSGKTTLFNALTGSNQYVGNWPGVTVEKKEGKLKKHPDVIIEDLPGIYSLSPYTLEEVVSRNYLIGEHPDAILNIVDGTNLERNLYLTTQLLEIGVPVVVAVNMMDLVKKADDKIDINALSEKLGCKIVEISALKETGIMEAAEAAIAAAETKSATAIHKYEDKIETALSKITDAVLTDVPADQKRWYAIKVFERDEKVLARLNLNESQTAEVEAIVSIVEKDLDDDAESIITNARYTFITETLKGIYTKQNAGKLSVSDKIDNIVTNRWLGLPIFAVVMFIVYFVSIQTFGTGATDWVNDGLFGDGWFWFGLGRAEFDEDSGTYKAAQEANQAFIDEAIEKGYISSSENDEGETEITVLKPEQLENLVVSADIHNDEGDVEETREVTYSDYEIYSAEEEPEAATYGPWQDGLPTIIGNFLKSIDVADWLQSLILDGILAGVGAVLGFLPQMLVLFFFLAFLEGCGYMARIAFVMDRVFRKFGLSGKSFIPMLIGTGCGVPGVMASRTIENERDRRMTVMTTTFIPCSAKLPVIALIAGAFFQKSGLVATSAYFLGIAAIVISGITLKKTKMFAGDPAPFVMELPAYHWPTPSNILHSMWERGSSFVKKAGTIILLATVFVWFMQSYGFTENGFGAVEQSESMLAAIGNAIKFIFIPLGWGDWRATVAAITGLIAKENVVGTMGVLYGAGEVAENGWQIFTSMANAFNNNAVAGYSFLAFNLLCAPCFAAIGAIRREMNNGKWTWFAIAYQCGLAYVIALIIYQVGSAVTGNIHPIGLAVAIVCIVAIIWGLVRPGYKEK; encoded by the coding sequence ATGGCAAACGAAAGATTAAAGATTGCTTTAGCGGGTAATCCAAACAGCGGTAAGACGACCTTATTTAATGCCTTGACTGGTTCTAACCAGTATGTAGGTAACTGGCCAGGAGTAACTGTAGAAAAGAAGGAGGGTAAACTCAAGAAACATCCAGATGTTATTATTGAGGACTTACCTGGTATTTATTCATTATCACCATATACATTAGAGGAAGTTGTTTCTCGTAATTATTTGATTGGTGAACATCCTGATGCGATTTTGAATATCGTAGATGGCACAAACTTAGAGCGTAACTTATATCTAACAACACAATTACTTGAAATTGGTGTTCCAGTCGTTGTGGCTGTTAACATGATGGACCTTGTAAAGAAGGCTGATGATAAGATTGATATCAATGCTTTAAGTGAGAAGCTGGGCTGTAAGATTGTTGAAATTTCTGCTTTGAAAGAAACAGGTATTATGGAAGCTGCAGAAGCTGCAATTGCGGCTGCTGAAACAAAATCAGCTACAGCAATTCATAAGTATGAAGACAAGATTGAAACAGCTCTGTCTAAGATTACGGATGCTGTATTAACAGATGTACCTGCTGACCAAAAGCGTTGGTATGCAATCAAAGTGTTTGAAAGAGATGAAAAAGTACTTGCAAGATTAAATCTCAATGAAAGCCAGACGGCTGAAGTTGAAGCTATCGTTTCTATAGTAGAAAAGGATTTAGATGATGATGCGGAGTCTATCATCACAAATGCTCGTTACACATTTATTACAGAAACACTAAAGGGTATCTATACAAAGCAGAATGCTGGTAAACTCAGTGTTTCTGATAAGATTGATAACATTGTGACAAACCGTTGGTTAGGTTTACCTATTTTTGCGGTAGTTATGTTTATCGTATACTTCGTATCTATCCAGACATTTGGTACAGGTGCTACTGACTGGGTAAATGATGGATTATTCGGCGATGGTTGGTTCTGGTTTGGCCTAGGACGTGCAGAATTTGATGAAGATTCTGGTACATATAAGGCAGCTCAAGAAGCTAATCAAGCTTTCATTGATGAAGCAATCGAAAAGGGTTATATATCTTCTAGCGAAAACGATGAAGGTGAAACAGAAATTACGGTTCTAAAACCAGAACAGTTAGAGAATTTGGTTGTTTCAGCTGATATTCATAATGACGAAGGTGATGTAGAGGAAACTCGTGAAGTAACTTATTCCGATTATGAAATTTATTCGGCAGAAGAAGAACCTGAAGCTGCTACATATGGACCATGGCAAGATGGTTTACCAACAATTATTGGTAACTTCTTGAAGTCCATTGATGTTGCGGATTGGCTACAGAGTCTTATCCTCGATGGTATTCTCGCTGGCGTAGGCGCAGTTCTTGGCTTCTTACCTCAGATGTTAGTGTTATTCTTCTTCTTAGCATTCTTGGAAGGTTGCGGCTATATGGCACGTATTGCGTTCGTCATGGACCGTGTATTCCGCAAGTTTGGATTATCTGGTAAGAGCTTTATCCCAATGTTAATTGGTACAGGTTGTGGTGTTCCAGGTGTCATGGCTTCACGTACAATTGAAAATGAACGTGACCGTCGCATGACTGTTATGACTACAACATTTATTCCATGTTCTGCTAAGTTGCCAGTTATCGCTTTGATCGCTGGTGCCTTCTTCCAGAAGTCTGGATTAGTTGCGACAAGTGCATACTTCTTAGGTATTGCGGCTATCGTTATCTCTGGTATTACATTAAAGAAGACAAAGATGTTCGCTGGTGATCCTGCACCATTTGTTATGGAGTTACCTGCATACCACTGGCCAACTCCGTCCAACATCTTACATTCTATGTGGGAACGTGGTTCTTCCTTCGTTAAGAAGGCAGGAACAATCATCTTACTTGCGACTGTATTTGTATGGTTCATGCAAAGCTATGGCTTTACTGAGAATGGATTTGGTGCTGTAGAACAGTCTGAATCTATGCTTGCGGCCATTGGTAATGCAATCAAGTTTATCTTTATTCCTTTAGGTTGGGGTGATTGGCGTGCAACTGTAGCTGCTATCACTGGTTTGATTGCTAAGGAGAACGTTGTAGGTACAATGGGTGTTCTCTATGGTGCTGGTGAAGTTGCTGAAAATGGATGGCAGATCTTTACATCTATGGCAAATGCGTTCAACAATAACGCAGTTGCAGGTTACTCATTCTTGGCATTTAACTTATTATGTGCTCCTTGCTTTGCGGCAATCGGTGCTATCCGTCGTGAGATGAATAATGGTAAGTGGACTTGGTTTGCAATTGCTTACCAGTGTGGTCTAGCTTATGTAATCGCACTGATTATCTACCAGGTAGGTTCTGCAGTTACAGGCAACATCCATCCAATCGGATTAGCTGTTGCTATTGTATGTATCGTGGCTATCATCTGGGGACTTGTGCGTCCAGGTTATAAAGAAAAATAA
- a CDS encoding GntR family transcriptional regulator: protein MSWEFRSDQAIYPQLVSIIKRRIVTGVYPAGSKLPSVRELAEESGVNPNTMQRALTGLEQEGLVYTQRTAGRFVSEDKSMLDGIKNEEAKSLTEGYYAKLKKLGYSKAEMIDFINMQGEE, encoded by the coding sequence ATGAGTTGGGAATTTAGAAGTGATCAAGCAATTTATCCACAATTGGTCAGTATTATCAAACGAAGAATTGTGACGGGTGTATATCCAGCAGGTTCCAAATTACCATCTGTTCGTGAATTAGCGGAAGAATCTGGAGTAAATCCTAATACGATGCAAAGGGCACTTACAGGACTTGAACAAGAAGGGCTCGTATATACACAACGTACTGCAGGTCGTTTTGTCAGTGAAGATAAATCAATGCTTGATGGTATCAAGAATGAAGAGGCAAAAAGCCTAACAGAGGGATATTACGCTAAGTTAAAAAAGCTAGGATATTCCAAAGCAGAAATGATTGATTTTATTAATATGCAAGGAGAAGAATGA
- a CDS encoding IS3 family transposase (programmed frameshift) gives MTKHSFEFKKKIVLEYLNGKGGILYLSKKYGLGSKSQLHKWVKNYKAFGNDGLLRSRENEVYSFEMKLSIVELYLTSEITYQELAIQNGIKNPATIGNWVNRFRIAGPDALKSRRKGRGKAMDKTDRKTQNKLMEEASVNTSVEHIKKLEDELLRLRIENAFFKRTEEAAFRGRGKNERMALVINSLRQKFKLKDLLSYTGMPKATYMYWQKRFDRENPDKKLEENIQEIRINNKDYGYRRIVGELRNNGYTINKKKVQRIIQKLHLQVTSYTRKSRKYSSYRGTVGRVAPNRIHRRFKTHIPHQKITTDTTEFKYYEVDKKGHMTIHKLYLDPFMDMCSGEILSYEIGKRPSAENVMNALEKAITITTDCPYRRTFHSDQGWAYQMNAYTRRLKEERIFQSMSRKGNCLDNSVMENFFGLIKQEIYYGVMYYSFDELKLKIERFINYYNEQRIKEKLGWMSPVQYRQHLLAS, from the exons ATGACAAAACACAGTTTTGAATTCAAGAAAAAAATAGTTTTAGAATATTTGAATGGTAAAGGAGGAATTCTATATCTTTCTAAAAAATATGGATTAGGCTCTAAATCCCAGCTACACAAATGGGTGAAAAACTATAAAGCATTTGGAAATGATGGTTTATTGCGCTCACGAGAAAATGAAGTTTATTCTTTCGAAATGAAACTTTCTATTGTAGAGTTGTATTTAACAAGTGAAATCACATATCAAGAGTTAGCTATACAGAATGGCATTAAGAACCCAGCTACGATTGGCAACTGGGTTAATCGCTTTCGTATAGCAGGTCCTGATGCGTTAAAATCACGCCGAAAGGGTCGAGGGAAAGCTATGGATAAGACAGATAGAAAGACTCAAAACAAACTCATGGAAGAAGCTTCTGTTAATACAAGTGTAGAACATATAAAGAAATTAGAAGATGAACTTCTTCGGTTAAGAATAGAGAATGCATTTT TTAAAAGAACTGAGGAGGCTGCGTTTAGAGGACGAGGAAAAAATGAGAGAATGGCACTCGTCATCAACAGTCTCCGACAAAAGTTCAAACTAAAAGACCTTCTCTCTTATACCGGAATGCCAAAAGCGACATATATGTATTGGCAAAAGAGATTTGATAGAGAAAATCCTGATAAAAAGCTTGAAGAAAACATACAAGAAATTCGTATAAATAATAAGGATTATGGCTACCGTAGAATCGTTGGAGAACTTCGCAACAATGGATATACCATTAATAAAAAGAAAGTACAGAGAATCATACAAAAGCTTCACTTACAGGTAACGTCTTATACTCGCAAAAGCAGAAAATACAGTTCTTATAGAGGAACAGTTGGAAGAGTTGCGCCTAATAGAATTCACAGACGCTTCAAGACACATATACCGCATCAGAAAATAACAACTGATACAACTGAATTCAAGTATTATGAAGTCGATAAAAAGGGTCATATGACAATACATAAGCTTTATCTAGATCCATTTATGGATATGTGTAGTGGTGAGATACTTAGTTACGAAATTGGTAAGAGACCTTCTGCAGAAAACGTGATGAATGCCTTGGAGAAAGCTATTACAATCACTACAGACTGCCCATATAGAAGAACATTTCATTCTGATCAAGGATGGGCATATCAGATGAACGCTTATACACGTAGATTAAAAGAAGAAAGAATCTTCCAGAGTATGTCTCGAAAAGGAAACTGCCTTGATAACTCAGTTATGGAAAATTTCTTTGGACTGATTAAACAAGAAATATACTATGGAGTCATGTACTATAGTTTCGATGAACTGAAGCTAAAAATAGAAAGATTTATTAATTATTACAATGAGCAACGAATAAAAGAAAAGCTAGGATGGATGAGTCCTGTTCAATACAGACAACATCTTCTAGCTTCATAA